A genomic window from Glaciihabitans sp. INWT7 includes:
- a CDS encoding carbohydrate kinase family protein, translated as MAGVLLVMGEALMDLIEGTDDRGSSVYRPRFGGSPLNVAVGSSRLGAIVELISALGLDSFGKRIGQFLAAEGVGTTYCVDVATTCLAFASQDGPHVRYEFFGDPRLMLELPTLPEELLGENTIVHAGSTAVLDAPARDRVGEVFSMAKSYRTIDPNPRPLLINDVSAYRASLTEILGHSDLIKLSAEDAEFLDPLCSPAAMADRLHQLGGATVVLTQAASPTLLWHDGELTTVDVNPILPMDSTGAGDSFMASILSDIACSPTPTTLEEWVRLLGRANVAAGITCMRVGGAESMPTRAELDAAIDDRGSVRQSLRGCGPTTRIRNDVR; from the coding sequence GTGGCCGGTGTGCTCCTCGTGATGGGCGAAGCCCTCATGGACCTCATCGAGGGAACGGATGACCGTGGATCCTCGGTGTATCGGCCCCGATTCGGGGGTTCGCCACTCAACGTGGCCGTGGGTTCCAGTCGCCTGGGCGCGATTGTCGAATTGATCAGCGCGCTCGGCCTTGATTCGTTCGGAAAACGAATAGGTCAGTTTCTGGCCGCTGAAGGCGTCGGAACGACCTACTGCGTTGACGTTGCAACTACGTGCCTTGCCTTCGCTTCTCAGGATGGGCCGCACGTCAGGTATGAATTCTTTGGTGACCCCCGGCTTATGTTGGAGCTTCCCACTCTTCCGGAAGAGCTGCTCGGAGAAAACACAATCGTTCATGCCGGCTCAACCGCGGTTCTCGACGCGCCTGCTCGCGATCGAGTTGGCGAGGTGTTCTCGATGGCGAAGAGCTATCGAACCATCGATCCGAATCCTCGCCCTCTCCTGATCAATGACGTTTCCGCCTATCGCGCATCGTTGACCGAAATTTTGGGGCACTCCGACCTGATCAAGTTGAGCGCTGAGGACGCCGAGTTTCTGGATCCGCTCTGCAGCCCCGCTGCGATGGCTGATCGCCTTCATCAGCTGGGCGGGGCTACCGTGGTGCTAACTCAAGCGGCCTCGCCGACCCTCCTCTGGCATGACGGCGAGCTGACCACCGTTGACGTCAACCCAATCCTCCCCATGGATTCGACCGGTGCCGGCGACAGCTTTATGGCGTCCATTCTCAGCGATATTGCGTGTTCCCCTACGCCAACAACTCTTGAAGAATGGGTACGACTACTCGGGCGCGCAAACGTCGCCGCGGGGATAACCTGCATGAGAGTCGGTGGTGCAGAATCGATGCCGACGCGCGCTGAGCTCGACGCCGCAATAGACGACCGTGGCAGCGTCCGTCAGAGTCTGCGAGGTTGCGGCCCTACCACTAGAATCCGGAATGACGTTCGGTAG
- a CDS encoding ABC transporter substrate-binding protein: MRHQAPRYRRLAVIAIAAAAAVAMSGCAATSTPKSSSTMLAVAREDTATFTKNFNPFSPNAVPMTQQAIYEPMFVYNPGKGNTVPWLATGWSIAKDGLSMTFILRDGVKWSDGKPFTAADVAYTFNLQQKLFSGYSYVSSVTAVSKETVKFTLNRPYSPGLFEIGAQIILPEHIWKNISDPTKDTNPNPVGTGPYTQVNSFQAQSFDLMPNRHYWNPSGQKIAGVRVLAYAGNDGANRALVGGDVMWGDQYFPDIQKAFVAKDPAHNTYWFPPTGATWSLGFNTTKKPFDSADVRKALSMAIDHQQVVKIGESGYTHASDCTGLSDAYNTWRDKQVVASCSWTTQNVKAAGALLDKAGFPLGADGKRTFKNGSPFTFDILVGATSTDLVSVSQIISKGLAAVGVTANVKSEDWGQVVQSYQSGDFSAGLMWSNLASTPYAFYSGTMGCSTIAKGTAPASDNFPRFCNAEVDPLLAKFAATQDPKAQTTVVNTLQSIFAKDAPVIPLFPSPAWGAYNDKLFTGWPTKNDPYATLSTRSPTTVLVLTSLKPR; this comes from the coding sequence ATGCGACATCAAGCACCGAGGTACCGTCGTCTTGCAGTAATCGCCATCGCCGCCGCCGCCGCCGTAGCGATGAGCGGCTGCGCCGCTACATCCACGCCGAAATCATCGAGCACAATGTTGGCCGTTGCCCGCGAAGACACAGCCACGTTTACCAAAAACTTTAATCCATTCTCACCAAATGCGGTACCAATGACACAGCAGGCTATTTACGAACCAATGTTCGTATACAACCCCGGCAAAGGGAACACGGTTCCGTGGTTGGCAACGGGGTGGTCAATTGCTAAGGACGGTCTCAGCATGACCTTCATACTCCGTGACGGGGTCAAGTGGTCAGATGGAAAGCCATTCACTGCGGCGGATGTCGCCTATACCTTTAATCTTCAACAAAAACTTTTTAGCGGCTACAGCTATGTGTCGTCTGTGACGGCCGTTTCCAAGGAAACAGTAAAATTCACGCTCAACCGCCCATATTCGCCAGGCCTCTTCGAAATCGGTGCTCAGATCATCCTTCCGGAGCACATCTGGAAGAACATTTCGGATCCGACCAAGGACACGAATCCGAATCCCGTGGGGACTGGTCCATATACGCAGGTGAATAGCTTCCAGGCACAATCTTTCGATCTGATGCCGAACCGGCACTACTGGAATCCCAGCGGCCAAAAGATCGCTGGTGTGCGGGTGCTTGCATATGCGGGTAACGACGGCGCGAACCGGGCACTCGTCGGAGGCGACGTCATGTGGGGGGACCAATATTTCCCGGACATCCAGAAAGCTTTCGTTGCCAAGGATCCGGCCCACAACACCTACTGGTTCCCGCCAACAGGCGCCACGTGGTCCCTTGGCTTCAACACCACGAAGAAACCATTCGATAGTGCTGACGTACGAAAAGCGCTGAGCATGGCCATCGATCACCAACAAGTGGTCAAGATCGGCGAGTCCGGCTACACGCATGCCTCTGACTGCACCGGCCTGTCCGACGCTTATAATACCTGGCGAGACAAGCAGGTTGTCGCAAGCTGCAGCTGGACGACTCAGAATGTCAAGGCTGCCGGCGCTCTGCTCGATAAGGCGGGCTTCCCGCTCGGCGCGGACGGCAAGCGCACTTTCAAGAATGGCAGCCCCTTCACCTTTGACATCCTTGTGGGAGCGACATCAACCGACCTGGTTTCGGTCTCTCAGATCATCTCGAAGGGCCTCGCGGCAGTCGGCGTGACAGCCAACGTGAAGTCGGAAGACTGGGGACAGGTGGTGCAGAGCTACCAGTCAGGCGATTTCAGCGCCGGGCTCATGTGGTCCAACCTTGCCTCGACGCCGTATGCCTTCTACAGCGGCACAATGGGATGTTCCACGATAGCGAAAGGCACAGCGCCAGCAAGCGACAACTTCCCTCGGTTCTGTAACGCCGAGGTAGATCCATTGCTGGCAAAGTTCGCCGCAACGCAGGATCCGAAAGCGCAAACGACAGTTGTGAACACGCTTCAGTCGATCTTCGCGAAGGATGCCCCGGTGATCCCACTGTTTCCCTCGCCTGCGTGGGGTGCATACAATGACAAGCTCTTCACTGGATGGCCAACGAAGAATGACCCGTATGCAACGCTCAGTACGCGGTCGCCAACCACAGTCCTCGTCCTAACCTCTTTGAAGCCCCGGTAG
- a CDS encoding sugar-binding transcriptional regulator, whose amino-acid sequence MESTGSVRASDSLLAHRVAWLHFVDHETNLAIAEKLGISRFRVAKLIDLAIDTGIVSITFNSPSETDEALSERVRRRYKLSQVLVAPAVSDSEDPRRTKQRVSQLAARYVSEVLVSGSVLGVAWGSTLDGVATAVESLGGLPTCDVVQMIGEIPTVENSLHASELLRRFKNATGGRSFPLHAPLLVPDEATARGLKSEASIARTLRKVDEIDVAILAVGSWRPPSSRLVDVMPLADVEEGHRLGVQADVCGVLLDLHGNEIVSNASRRMIATTSAQLRAIPLTVGIASGPEKIAAIKATVLSGLINTLVTDEASAQALLQ is encoded by the coding sequence GTGGAGAGCACAGGTAGTGTTCGAGCGAGCGACTCGCTGCTCGCGCATCGCGTTGCCTGGTTGCATTTCGTCGATCACGAAACAAATCTTGCAATCGCGGAGAAGCTGGGCATCAGCCGGTTTCGGGTGGCCAAGTTGATCGACTTAGCGATCGACACGGGGATTGTGTCGATCACCTTCAACAGCCCGTCGGAGACCGACGAGGCCCTCTCCGAGCGAGTCCGCCGACGCTACAAGCTGTCCCAGGTTCTGGTTGCCCCGGCCGTGTCAGACTCCGAAGATCCGCGAAGAACGAAGCAACGGGTTTCGCAACTGGCTGCTCGTTACGTCTCCGAGGTGCTCGTAAGCGGATCGGTGCTTGGTGTGGCCTGGGGAAGCACGCTCGACGGCGTTGCAACGGCCGTCGAGTCACTCGGCGGATTGCCGACCTGTGACGTCGTGCAGATGATCGGCGAAATCCCGACGGTCGAAAATTCCCTTCACGCAAGTGAGTTGCTTCGGCGCTTCAAAAATGCGACCGGCGGCCGGTCTTTTCCCCTGCATGCCCCGCTTCTCGTCCCTGACGAGGCGACCGCACGCGGTCTAAAGTCTGAGGCTTCGATCGCGCGCACTCTTCGTAAGGTCGACGAGATCGATGTGGCCATCCTCGCCGTGGGCTCATGGCGACCACCGTCGTCTAGATTGGTCGACGTGATGCCGCTAGCCGACGTAGAAGAAGGCCATCGGCTGGGAGTGCAAGCTGACGTTTGCGGCGTGCTCCTCGACCTCCACGGCAATGAAATAGTGAGCAATGCCTCGCGTCGAATGATCGCCACCACATCTGCGCAGCTGCGCGCAATACCACTTACAGTCGGGATCGCGAGCGGGCCCGAGAAGATCGCGGCGATCAAAGCCACTGTCCTCAGTGGCCTGATCAACACCTTGGTGACCGATGAGGCTTCCGCACAGGCCCTCCTCCAGTAG
- a CDS encoding transketolase: MEDTSWIDEVLVTAQNVRRRGSEVCIANNGGYLVQVCSSAEILVTLFSRLMDLGPSSGPMVPAQFEGVPRPGEPALIGSIYSGNRDRFLLSPAHYALGLYSTLVEMGRLSDDVLNLANADGSTLEMIGAEHSPGFATTAGSLAQTLSVAIGQALALKRRAEPHRVWTLISDGELEEGQTWEALQVASNFELGNLTVYLDANGLQVDGWVKDVMQIEPIAEKVRAFGWDVIEVDGHDPEQLWAAGNEPSDGRPRLVVCRTQPYRGIPSLKDRHQLHYIRFRSGEVETLRRDLSALQGV, translated from the coding sequence ATGGAAGACACCTCCTGGATCGACGAGGTTTTGGTAACAGCGCAGAACGTGCGTCGACGGGGCTCCGAGGTTTGCATCGCGAACAACGGCGGATACCTCGTTCAGGTTTGCAGCTCGGCCGAGATTCTCGTGACGCTCTTTTCTCGCCTGATGGATTTGGGGCCCAGCTCGGGTCCGATGGTGCCAGCGCAATTTGAGGGTGTCCCTCGTCCTGGCGAACCAGCACTCATTGGTTCGATCTATAGCGGAAATCGCGATCGTTTCCTATTATCGCCCGCCCACTATGCGCTCGGGTTGTATTCCACTCTGGTCGAGATGGGCCGGTTGTCAGACGACGTCCTCAACCTTGCCAATGCCGACGGCTCAACACTGGAGATGATTGGCGCAGAGCACTCACCCGGCTTCGCCACTACGGCGGGTTCGCTTGCTCAGACTCTCTCCGTAGCAATCGGCCAGGCTCTTGCCCTGAAGCGGCGCGCGGAGCCCCATCGAGTCTGGACGCTGATAAGCGATGGGGAACTCGAAGAGGGCCAGACCTGGGAAGCCCTCCAGGTCGCGTCGAACTTCGAGCTTGGCAATCTCACCGTATACCTCGACGCGAATGGGCTACAGGTCGATGGCTGGGTAAAAGACGTCATGCAGATCGAGCCGATCGCAGAAAAGGTCAGGGCGTTTGGTTGGGACGTCATCGAAGTGGATGGCCACGATCCGGAGCAGTTGTGGGCTGCAGGCAATGAACCTAGTGATGGGCGTCCGCGTCTTGTCGTTTGCCGCACCCAGCCCTACCGCGGTATTCCTTCGCTGAAGGACCGCCACCAACTCCACTACATCCGCTTTCGTTCAGGTGAGGTCGAGACGCTTCGGCGTGATCTCTCCGCATTGCAAGGAGTCTGA
- a CDS encoding glycoside hydrolase family 32 protein, whose product MSLLPAFHYRPALGWINDPIGFIQDDEGRFHLFVQHVPDGVDWKPDIQWSHGISNDLVHWEFVEPALVPEGHGSDGFGCWSGSAVIDGNVPTLIYSALGDPADGHAQQVSVARGSAEWHTWSREPVNPVIAGPPPELHAIGFRDPYVWREDDSWRMIMGASVGDEAAAILGYSSHDLLDWTYEGIVYQRSVNERDDLWTGRLWECPQLPVLGNERLLLASVWHDDHFLYVAALRGQMSGMRFEPGAPARFDHGPDFYSAAAMTDTDGRLVVVGWSREDGSTTTQAEGWTGMISVPRHVDVDDQGLLIRPISELEQLRGDTVASGLRRLAAGTVEVIAEALPVGEVIVRSPIGVGVRLDVFADSDGAHSVAIEYSPERREIIVDRATASPDASSQETRFAAPLTGDFEELKLRVYLDKTIVEVFANDRVAFTVRAYPSEGAAAVTLTADSNTQVSVAAWTLSQTM is encoded by the coding sequence ATGTCACTTCTTCCGGCTTTCCACTACCGTCCCGCACTGGGCTGGATCAACGACCCAATCGGATTTATTCAAGATGACGAAGGACGCTTCCACCTTTTCGTACAACATGTGCCGGATGGCGTTGACTGGAAGCCGGACATCCAGTGGAGCCACGGAATCAGCAATGATCTCGTGCACTGGGAGTTTGTCGAGCCAGCGCTTGTGCCCGAAGGTCACGGCTCGGATGGCTTTGGCTGCTGGTCGGGCAGCGCCGTCATCGACGGCAACGTTCCCACCCTGATCTACTCCGCGCTAGGCGACCCTGCCGATGGTCATGCCCAACAGGTGAGCGTGGCCCGCGGCTCGGCCGAATGGCACACCTGGTCCCGCGAGCCGGTAAACCCAGTCATCGCCGGTCCCCCACCAGAGCTTCACGCAATCGGCTTCCGCGACCCTTATGTGTGGCGCGAAGACGACAGTTGGCGAATGATCATGGGCGCGAGTGTGGGCGACGAGGCAGCCGCCATCCTCGGCTACAGCTCTCACGACCTCCTCGATTGGACCTACGAGGGTATCGTCTACCAGCGCTCCGTTAACGAGCGCGATGACCTGTGGACCGGTCGGCTCTGGGAGTGCCCACAACTGCCCGTTCTAGGCAACGAGCGACTTCTGCTGGCGTCGGTCTGGCACGATGATCACTTTCTCTATGTCGCAGCACTGCGGGGTCAAATGTCCGGGATGCGATTCGAACCGGGAGCTCCGGCGCGCTTCGACCACGGCCCCGACTTCTATTCTGCGGCGGCAATGACAGACACCGACGGCCGCCTAGTCGTAGTGGGCTGGTCACGCGAAGATGGAAGCACCACCACCCAAGCTGAGGGCTGGACGGGAATGATCAGCGTGCCACGGCACGTGGACGTCGACGACCAGGGCTTACTTATCCGCCCCATCTCCGAACTCGAGCAGTTGCGGGGCGACACAGTTGCCTCCGGCCTGCGACGTCTGGCTGCGGGAACTGTTGAAGTCATCGCGGAGGCGCTGCCCGTCGGCGAGGTGATCGTCCGATCTCCCATCGGCGTCGGCGTTCGACTCGATGTTTTCGCCGATTCCGACGGTGCCCATTCGGTCGCGATCGAATACTCGCCCGAACGTCGCGAAATCATCGTCGACAGGGCCACCGCGTCGCCCGACGCCTCGTCGCAGGAAACACGGTTCGCAGCCCCGCTGACCGGCGATTTCGAGGAGCTGAAGCTCCGGGTTTATCTTGACAAGACCATTGTTGAGGTGTTCGCGAACGACCGCGTCGCGTTTACGGTGCGGGCCTATCCATCGGAAGGCGCTGCAGCCGTCACCTTAACAGCAGACAGCAATACGCAGGTCTCGGTCGCCGCGTGGACTCTCAGTCAGACGATGTGA
- a CDS encoding glycoside hydrolase family 32 protein translates to MKRRPLLGALALLTVAALFSVISAASAAATMTFVSNIHGFTTVGGTWNDGAVGGLSGSRATGSGYYVSTDDVEASLTIEATMTVSTGSAGQAMLIFRADETGSSGYAVVLDHGANQARLIDLQSGATIGFAFSTTIALGTGYAVKVVTDGPAIQVYLGSSLAVTATDAAYTHGVVALGVRNGASLFQNVNLYEFRTPLSGWTSTAGSWSHIAEGILGNPGAAPSAAFIASQAAADFTYSATFEAITSGTTASLLFRMNTAGTSGYAFQVDVDHNSVALVNLSTNTTLATGTATSSPGGVALFHVYALRVTVKGTNVDAYFGVQDNPPVVSSNSLSAGSGQFGLRTAGGQTVFQNAQTDVGFRTSLASLAPLSGTWTSGQDGLTGAAGSGLHVGDVARSQGSDFVFQADVTVPATGGVASLTFRSNAAATTGYLVDFDPNLHRVALRNASAGTIATGAMSGVMASTSRVKVVAVGSSIKVYVDGYATPAIDVTDSAANSGYFGLAVYSGAATFQNVTATAERDYYAEQLRPQYHYTAPTGTADDEQLIYYGGEYHLFHQQNGQWAHAVSTDLVHWQSLGIAIGYGRHAQSWAGSVVVDPNNTSGLFGGMNSGLIAYYTNFDVVTKKQSVSISHSTDAGRHWLEGPSLTGLAVGDPNDHLTDFRDPKVFWNSQAGVWNMVIAIVDAGIPKVAIYQSTNLLAWIYKSAFNGTSLTGAVWENPDLFPLAVDGNSTNQKWVLINGVGDDATTHRSEVQYWIGAFDGSNFTAASPTTSAALRLDFGKDFYAGQTVAEPGGQRVLMGRMANVDYSSAIPTSPWLSSAAFPRDLALKTVPGVGVRLTQAPVGQLSTIEGSPQTWSNATVATTGNVLSGVLGTTYRFDGTFDLTGSATTEFGLDVRTGNGERTRIGYDVAGGNLFVDRTVAGYSGFTVGFADRENAPLAPASGNTVTFSVLVDESSVEVFAGQGSTVFSTLVLPTSTSNGMDLYAVGGSVNATAIAVTPIHSIWRDEVTTGTTPDRVDTSADQVNVATGATTTLTGAIEPFTASQSLTCSSSDASIATVTASCTSGATVSGVSAGRAIITVASAGTPTVTSTVPVYVTSLDTNLTFTGAPTNTAWTVTQNGLTGRFDTNTAINVASQTGTDFTYEGLLRVEPSMPFSWPSLVFRSNVAGTSGYAVGIDANGNVVRLYRLPISAASAAVSPLAKANVPVLTGRAYDIKVVTTGWRIQVYVNGALQIDYTDNDPAQRSGSGHYGVLMWNGQGSFQSLRVS, encoded by the coding sequence ATGAAGCGTCGTCCCCTGCTCGGAGCCCTGGCACTCCTCACCGTGGCCGCACTTTTCTCAGTAATATCGGCTGCCTCGGCTGCAGCAACCATGACGTTCGTAAGCAATATCCACGGGTTCACGACCGTCGGAGGAACGTGGAACGACGGCGCCGTCGGTGGGCTGAGCGGGTCCCGCGCCACGGGCAGCGGATATTACGTATCGACCGACGACGTCGAAGCCAGCCTGACAATTGAGGCCACAATGACGGTATCGACGGGTTCGGCGGGCCAAGCCATGTTGATCTTCCGCGCCGACGAGACCGGCAGCTCTGGATACGCGGTAGTCCTCGATCATGGCGCAAACCAGGCGCGACTTATCGATCTCCAGAGCGGCGCGACGATCGGATTCGCCTTCTCCACGACTATCGCCCTGGGGACCGGTTATGCGGTCAAAGTCGTCACAGACGGGCCGGCGATCCAGGTCTACCTCGGGAGCTCGTTGGCGGTGACGGCGACCGACGCGGCGTATACCCATGGCGTCGTCGCCCTTGGCGTGCGCAACGGCGCCTCGCTTTTTCAGAACGTGAACCTCTACGAATTCCGCACACCTCTCTCCGGATGGACGTCGACGGCTGGAAGCTGGAGCCACATCGCCGAAGGCATTCTCGGAAATCCGGGAGCCGCGCCGAGCGCCGCCTTCATCGCCTCGCAGGCAGCGGCTGATTTCACCTATTCGGCGACATTCGAAGCGATCACCTCGGGAACAACAGCCTCGCTCCTGTTCCGCATGAATACTGCCGGAACGAGCGGCTACGCCTTTCAAGTGGATGTCGACCACAACTCGGTCGCACTCGTCAACCTTTCGACCAACACGACTCTTGCGACGGGTACCGCGACCTCGTCTCCCGGCGGTGTCGCGCTATTTCACGTCTACGCACTTCGCGTGACCGTGAAGGGAACAAACGTCGACGCTTACTTCGGCGTTCAAGACAACCCGCCGGTTGTTTCATCCAACAGTTTGTCGGCCGGATCAGGTCAGTTTGGCTTGCGCACGGCGGGCGGCCAGACCGTTTTCCAAAACGCGCAAACCGACGTCGGGTTTCGCACCAGTCTCGCGTCACTAGCGCCGCTGAGCGGCACGTGGACGAGCGGTCAGGACGGCCTGACAGGCGCCGCTGGCTCGGGCCTGCATGTTGGAGACGTCGCCCGATCTCAAGGTTCGGACTTCGTCTTCCAGGCTGACGTCACCGTTCCAGCGACGGGCGGCGTGGCGTCGCTGACTTTCCGCTCAAACGCGGCAGCCACCACTGGATACCTTGTTGACTTCGATCCCAATCTCCATCGCGTCGCACTGCGCAATGCATCGGCGGGCACCATCGCGACCGGAGCCATGAGCGGCGTTATGGCGAGCACCAGCCGAGTGAAGGTCGTCGCAGTAGGCAGTTCCATAAAGGTCTATGTGGATGGCTACGCCACTCCGGCAATTGACGTGACCGACTCCGCGGCGAATTCCGGCTATTTCGGACTCGCCGTGTACAGCGGCGCAGCGACCTTTCAAAACGTCACGGCGACGGCGGAGCGCGATTACTATGCCGAACAGCTGCGCCCGCAGTATCACTACACCGCGCCGACGGGCACAGCCGACGACGAGCAGCTCATTTACTACGGGGGCGAATATCACCTCTTTCACCAGCAGAACGGGCAGTGGGCACACGCGGTTAGCACCGACTTGGTGCACTGGCAGAGTCTCGGCATCGCGATCGGATACGGCAGGCACGCACAATCGTGGGCGGGATCCGTCGTCGTCGACCCGAACAACACGTCGGGGCTTTTCGGCGGAATGAACAGCGGACTCATCGCGTATTACACAAACTTCGACGTCGTGACAAAGAAACAATCTGTGTCGATCTCCCATAGCACTGATGCGGGACGACACTGGCTGGAGGGCCCTTCCCTCACGGGTCTCGCAGTTGGCGATCCGAATGACCATCTGACGGACTTCAGGGATCCAAAAGTCTTTTGGAACTCCCAGGCCGGAGTCTGGAATATGGTTATCGCGATCGTGGACGCTGGCATCCCGAAGGTCGCCATCTATCAGTCAACCAACCTGCTCGCCTGGATCTACAAAAGCGCATTCAATGGCACGAGCCTCACCGGCGCGGTCTGGGAGAATCCCGATCTCTTTCCCCTGGCGGTCGACGGCAACTCAACGAACCAGAAGTGGGTACTAATCAACGGCGTCGGCGACGACGCGACAACCCACCGCTCCGAGGTGCAGTATTGGATCGGCGCGTTTGACGGATCGAATTTCACCGCTGCAAGCCCCACCACGTCTGCGGCGCTTCGCCTTGATTTCGGCAAGGATTTTTATGCCGGCCAGACCGTCGCCGAGCCCGGCGGTCAGCGCGTGCTGATGGGCCGAATGGCGAATGTTGACTATTCGAGTGCGATTCCGACATCGCCCTGGCTTTCATCCGCGGCATTTCCGCGCGATCTTGCGTTGAAGACAGTGCCCGGAGTGGGCGTGCGGCTAACCCAGGCTCCCGTCGGCCAGCTGTCAACCATCGAAGGGTCGCCGCAAACGTGGTCTAACGCGACAGTAGCGACCACCGGCAATGTGCTCTCGGGCGTTCTGGGGACGACCTATCGTTTCGACGGAACCTTTGACCTTACCGGCTCAGCCACCACTGAATTCGGGCTTGACGTTCGAACGGGGAATGGGGAGCGCACGCGCATCGGGTACGACGTCGCAGGGGGAAATCTATTCGTCGACCGTACCGTGGCTGGATACTCCGGCTTCACCGTCGGATTCGCCGATCGAGAGAACGCGCCGCTGGCGCCAGCTTCCGGCAACACGGTCACGTTCTCGGTGCTCGTGGACGAATCATCGGTGGAGGTCTTCGCTGGGCAGGGTTCGACCGTATTTTCAACGCTCGTGTTACCCACGTCGACCTCCAATGGAATGGACTTGTACGCGGTAGGCGGAAGCGTCAACGCCACCGCAATCGCCGTCACGCCCATCCACTCGATCTGGCGAGATGAGGTCACGACGGGCACGACGCCCGATCGCGTCGACACGAGCGCTGATCAGGTGAATGTTGCCACTGGGGCGACAACAACGCTCACGGGGGCCATTGAGCCGTTCACCGCGTCGCAATCGCTCACCTGCTCCTCGAGCGATGCCTCGATTGCGACAGTCACAGCGAGCTGCACCTCGGGCGCCACCGTCTCAGGGGTGTCCGCCGGCCGGGCCATCATCACGGTCGCCTCCGCGGGCACGCCAACCGTGACGAGCACAGTACCGGTGTACGTAACGTCGCTGGACACCAACCTAACCTTCACCGGAGCGCCAACCAACACGGCTTGGACTGTCACCCAGAACGGCCTCACGGGACGGTTCGACACCAATACGGCCATCAATGTCGCCTCCCAGACCGGCACCGACTTTACATACGAGGGGTTGCTACGGGTCGAACCCTCGATGCCCTTCTCATGGCCGTCGCTGGTCTTCCGCTCGAACGTGGCCGGTACCAGCGGGTACGCGGTCGGTATCGATGCCAACGGCAACGTCGTGCGGCTTTACCGCCTTCCCATCAGCGCGGCAAGTGCCGCGGTGAGCCCGCTCGCTAAGGCCAACGTCCCTGTTCTCACCGGCCGCGCCTACGACATCAAAGTCGTTACGACCGGCTGGCGGATCCAGGTGTACGTGAACGGTGCACTGCAAATCGACTACACCGACAATGACCCGGCGCAGCGGTCCGGATCGGGCCATTACGGCGTGCTGATGTGGAATGGGCAGGGATCTTTCCAGTCGCTGCGAGTGAGCTAA
- a CDS encoding transketolase family protein, which produces MTISETSAAPALASFDTKPYGTAFVRYAAERLQVVCVTNDLTASSEADGFRERFPDRYFSLGMAEQNLVGTLAGLAREGYVPFYPTFSVFGTRRPYEQIALSVAYPALPVRIIGFLPGLTTPGGVTHQSIDDVALMSLLPNMTVLEVGDAIEARTVLEVMDDIPGPVFCRMLRGEVPVLFDSPMQFNKARELAVGDDVLILSTGVQTETTMRIVAELEHAGFEAGHLHISTLKPFTDPLVLERLRSARNVITVENHLVRGGLGSSVAELLAENGISTNFRRIGIQDTFTHGGTRDYLFDYYGLGEQAIKTAVEQMLNRRVFRQASAREMRHQEHNAAVAEGL; this is translated from the coding sequence ATGACCATATCCGAAACTAGCGCCGCGCCGGCTCTCGCGTCATTCGACACAAAGCCATACGGTACGGCCTTTGTTCGTTACGCCGCCGAGCGACTGCAAGTTGTTTGCGTAACGAACGACCTCACTGCTTCGAGCGAGGCCGATGGCTTCCGCGAAAGGTTCCCCGATCGATATTTTTCTCTCGGAATGGCTGAACAAAACCTGGTCGGCACCCTCGCGGGATTGGCGCGTGAGGGCTACGTCCCGTTTTATCCGACGTTTAGCGTGTTCGGAACCCGACGCCCGTACGAACAGATCGCACTCTCGGTTGCTTACCCGGCGCTGCCAGTCCGCATCATCGGCTTCCTGCCAGGCCTCACCACGCCTGGCGGCGTTACCCATCAGTCCATTGACGACGTTGCGCTGATGTCGTTGCTGCCAAACATGACGGTGCTTGAGGTGGGGGATGCGATAGAGGCGCGTACGGTGCTCGAGGTTATGGACGACATCCCGGGACCAGTCTTTTGCAGGATGCTGCGTGGTGAGGTACCGGTGCTGTTTGATTCACCGATGCAATTCAACAAGGCCCGTGAGCTCGCCGTCGGCGACGACGTTTTGATTCTTTCTACTGGAGTGCAAACGGAAACGACGATGAGGATTGTTGCCGAGCTCGAGCACGCCGGTTTCGAAGCGGGGCATCTGCACATCTCTACTCTCAAGCCATTCACGGACCCGCTCGTTCTCGAGCGGTTGCGCAGCGCGCGAAACGTCATCACGGTGGAAAACCACTTAGTGCGCGGCGGGCTCGGTTCAAGCGTGGCCGAGCTTCTCGCCGAGAACGGGATCAGCACCAACTTCAGACGAATCGGAATTCAAGACACCTTCACTCACGGGGGAACCAGGGATTACCTGTTCGACTATTACGGCCTTGGCGAGCAAGCAATCAAAACAGCCGTCGAACAGATGCTCAACCGTCGAGTCTTCCGACAGGCTTCGGCTCGCGAAATGAGGCATCAGGAGCACAACGCGGCTGTGGCGGAGGGCCTTTAG